One part of the Diadema setosum chromosome 22, eeDiaSeto1, whole genome shotgun sequence genome encodes these proteins:
- the LOC140245522 gene encoding G-protein coupled receptor moody-like — translation MTAGNATSTTTAYEFVPHAGIILESAFLALVSVLGTFGNTLVILAVCRSPSLRTRSNAFIVLLATTDLITTGTLTPFFILTLLRGGWPYAEIYCKVIGYMALICLALSVLMLCVIAITRYIAVTRPRHQFLKQCNHWVLLFAFSFLACAAIFIVIMPEVVHFGEVGYNSDLGHCSMVCEGKDWWFCAVLFLSGVITTMAILPMYYALTLWVVRKSRMTVAAINRNERMSTNANSNALNNINRIPKLSREEIRLTKKLMMLFLIFFICWFPYSIVILGDRHGIMPTPLHRFTNLFMWLNSCLNPYLYAWMMRSFRKAYKDVTKFEKWRKYLPCPKIRDESDPATSVVMTRGGAL, via the coding sequence ATGACGGCGGGGAACGCCACCTCTACAACCACGGCGTATGAGTTTGTCCCGCACGCTGGCATAATCCTTGAATCAGCGTTTCTCGCCCTCGTATCGGTGCTGGGAACATTCGGAAACACCTTGGTCATACTTGCCGTGTGCAGGTCTCCGTCACTGCGGACGCGAAGCAATGCGTTCATCGTGCTGCTGGCCACAACAGACCTCATCACCACGGGGACTCTCACGCCCTTCTTCATCCTTACACTGCTGAGAGGAGGGTGGCCCTACGCGGAGATCTATTGTAAGGTCATAGGCTACATGGCACTGATTTGTTTAGCCCTTTCTGTCCTGATGCTGTGCGTAATAGCGATCACAAGGTACATAGCTGTCACCAGACCCAGACATCAGTTTCTAAAGCAATGCAACCACTGGGTTTTGCTGTTCGCATTCAGTTTTCTGGCTTGCGCAGCAATTTTTATAGTGATCATGCCGGAAGTAGTTCACTTTGGGGAAGTAGGATACAATTCTGACTTGGGCCACTGCTCCATGGTATGCGAGGGAAAGGATTGGTGGTTCTGCGCCGTGCTATTTTTGTCGGGCGTCATTACAACGATGGCGATCTTGCCAATGTATTACGCTCTCACTCTCTGGGTGGTGCGGAAGAGCCGAATGACCGTTGCTGCAATCAACCGCAACGAACGAATGTCCACTAATGCCAACTCCAATGCGCTGAACAACATTAATCGAATACCAAAGCTGAGCAGAGAGGAAATACGTCTGACAAAGAAATTGATGATGTTgttcctgatatttttcatatgTTGGTTCCCATACTCTATCGTCATCCTGGGCGACCGGCACGGTATCATGCCGACGCCCTTGCATCGCTTCACGAACCTCTTCATGTGGCTGAACTCCTGCCTAAACCCCTACCTCTACGCCTGGATGATGCGGTCGTTCCGGAAGGCGTACAAGGATGTCACTAAGTTTGAGAAGTGGCGCAAGTATCTCCCTTGCCCGAAAATCCGCGATGAGAGTGATCCCGCGACGTCGGTTGTCATGACAAGAGGAGGGGCTTTGTAA
- the LOC140245523 gene encoding melatonin receptor type 1A-like has product MSLPSGQNASGVPEESSDGPSTSEILETVFLALVCVVGTVGNLLVILAIGTTRALQVRHNIFMVHLAVVDLITAAVLAPFFMFSLVNGGWPLGDKACLAIGYLTTICLTISGMTVNGIAVCRAVTVIYTNPVERSRKLTRVILMISVALVALVAVVVTLPTAFGIGAVGYNEYLGHCSVKYTNTSEWYYCAILFLIGLVTTLTVVPVSYGLIFMAFHKSRMTVENMSLASRTNPDSKARHSDKRVGPPKQLSDRKLLSRDEIRLTRNLLLLYGVFLLCWIPYTSVLLADRNLTKTYAVHRATNIFLWLNSCLNPLLYALMIRSFRQAYKRMLCKVFCGKGTSCIK; this is encoded by the coding sequence atgtcgcTTCCCTCCGGCCAGAACGCGTCTGGAGTGCCCGAGGAATCGTCGGACGGACCTTCAACATCCGAGATCCTGGAGACAGTTTTCCTCGCCCTGGTGTGCGTAGTCGGCACGGTGGGTAATCTCCTGGTCATCCTTGCCATCGGGACCACCCGCGCCCTCCAGGTCCGTCACAATATCTTCATGGTGCACCTGGCCGTCGTCGATCTTATCACTGCGGCGGTGCTCGCTCCTTTCTTCATGTTCAGCCTCGTCAACGGCGGGTGGCCGTTGGGCGACAAAGCCTGCCTCGCCATCGGCTACCTGACCACCATCTGTCTGACGATATCCGGAATGACCGTCAACGGGATCGCTGTCTGCAGAGCCGTCACTGTCATCTACACCAATCCAGTCGAGCGGAGTCGCAAACTAACCCGGGTGATCCTCATGATTTCAGTCGCACTCGTAGCGCTGGTAGCCGTCGTCGTGACACTGCCGACCGCATTCGGGATCGGAGCCGTGGGCTACAACGAGTACCTCGGACACTGCTCGGTCAAGTACACCAACACTTCTGAGTGGTACTACTGCGCCATTCTTTTTCTCATCGGACTGGTCACCACTTTGACGGTGGTTCCGGTCAGCTACGGCCTGATCTTCATGGCCTTTCACAAGAGCCGGATGACCGTTGAGAATATGTCACTCGCGAGTCGGACCAACCCCGACAGCAAGGCTCGTCACAGCGACAAAAGAGTCGGACCGCCGAAGCAGCTCTCCGATAGAAAACTCTTGAGCCGCGACGAAATCCGTCTGACCAGGAACCTCCTCTTGCTCTACGGCGTTTTCCTCCTCTGCTGGATTCCATACACATCGGTGTTGCTGGCCGACAGGAACCTCACGAAGACGTACGCAGTGCATCGAGCGACAAACATTTTTCTGTGGTTGAACTCGTGTTTGAACCCACTGCTGTatgccttgatgatacgaagCTTCCGCCAGGCGTACAAGAGGATGCTTTGCAAAGTATTCTGCGGGAAGGGGACATCTTGTATCAAGTAG